The proteins below come from a single Dinghuibacter silviterrae genomic window:
- a CDS encoding D-glycero-alpha-D-manno-heptose-1,7-bisphosphate 7-phosphatase yields the protein MSQPILPRIDRSWTLFLDRDGVINVEKPMDYVRTWEEFQFNAGVLEAFRIFKGHFGHLFVVTNQRGVGKGLMTEEDLLDIHERMTAKVVLAGGHIDHIYYAPDLNDDSPRRKPGPLMGQEAIRDFAGVDPRRSLMVGNTFSDMEFGRNIGALTVFLPTTREEPPMPHPLVDFIFPDLLAFARAINAGGPGQ from the coding sequence ATGAGTCAACCTATACTTCCCCGGATCGACCGGAGTTGGACCCTTTTCCTGGACAGGGATGGGGTGATCAATGTAGAAAAGCCGATGGACTACGTGCGGACCTGGGAAGAATTCCAGTTTAACGCGGGCGTCCTGGAGGCGTTCCGGATTTTTAAAGGCCATTTTGGCCACCTTTTCGTGGTCACCAACCAAAGGGGCGTCGGCAAAGGATTGATGACCGAGGAAGACCTCCTCGACATCCACGAGCGGATGACCGCAAAGGTCGTCCTTGCCGGCGGCCACATCGACCACATCTACTACGCCCCCGACCTCAACGACGACAGCCCCCGGCGAAAACCCGGCCCCCTCATGGGTCAGGAAGCCATCCGGGACTTCGCCGGCGTCGACCCCCGTCGCAGCCTCATGGTGGGCAACACCTTTAGCGATATGGAATTCGGCCGCAACATTGGCGCCCTCACGGTGTTCCTGCCGACGACACGGGAGGAGCCGCCGATGCCGCATCCGCTCGTGGACTTTATATTCCCCGATCTCCTGGCGTTTGCCCGCGCTATCAATGCGGGCGGCCCCGGCCAGTAA
- a CDS encoding glycosyltransferase, which produces MGKKIGLIGTAYPLRGGLAAYNERLVREFNSLGDQAKIYTFSLQYPAFLFPGRTQYSTSPAPPDLDIKVCINSINPFNWIKVGLALRRDRPDLIVIKFWLPFMGACFGTILRIARWKRPVKVVCIADNIIPHEKRFGDRPLTKYFIKSCDAFIAMSDKVFNDLRLFTTKPATKIEHPLYDHFGDPIQMREARAKLGLPQEEHIVLFFGFIRKYKGLDLLLEAVRQVPDARFVIAGEYYEDGQFYEDLIDRLGIRDRLVLKTDFIPDEDVKYYLCAADVLVQPYRAATQSGVTPLAYHFECPMVVTNVGGLPDLVPDGKVGIVCEPQPESIANAIKQFYTLGRAHFLPGLREEKKKYSWKRLVEAIRELTKNTNIAV; this is translated from the coding sequence ATGGGGAAAAAAATAGGGTTGATCGGGACGGCCTATCCCTTGCGGGGCGGGCTTGCGGCGTACAATGAACGGCTGGTGCGGGAATTCAATTCGCTGGGGGACCAGGCGAAAATATATACGTTTTCGCTCCAGTATCCTGCCTTTCTTTTCCCCGGGCGAACACAATACTCGACCTCCCCTGCCCCACCCGACCTGGACATAAAGGTCTGCATCAATTCCATCAATCCCTTTAACTGGATCAAGGTGGGCCTGGCCCTGAGGCGGGACCGTCCCGACCTGATCGTGATCAAGTTCTGGCTGCCCTTTATGGGGGCTTGTTTTGGGACCATCCTCCGGATCGCGCGCTGGAAAAGACCCGTCAAAGTTGTTTGTATCGCGGACAACATCATCCCGCACGAAAAGCGGTTCGGCGACCGGCCGCTGACGAAGTACTTTATCAAAAGTTGCGACGCTTTTATTGCGATGAGCGACAAGGTTTTTAACGACCTGAGGCTGTTCACCACGAAACCCGCCACCAAAATCGAACACCCACTCTACGACCACTTCGGGGACCCAATCCAGATGCGCGAGGCGAGGGCAAAACTCGGGTTGCCGCAGGAGGAGCACATCGTTTTGTTCTTTGGCTTCATCCGTAAATACAAAGGGCTGGACCTGCTGCTGGAAGCGGTGCGACAAGTGCCGGACGCTCGTTTCGTGATCGCCGGCGAATATTACGAAGACGGCCAGTTCTACGAAGACCTCATCGACCGCCTGGGCATCCGGGACCGGCTGGTGCTAAAGACGGACTTTATCCCGGACGAGGACGTGAAGTATTACCTCTGCGCCGCGGACGTGCTGGTACAGCCCTACCGGGCGGCGACCCAAAGCGGCGTCACGCCCCTGGCGTATCATTTCGAGTGCCCGATGGTAGTCACCAACGTGGGCGGTCTGCCGGACCTGGTGCCAGATGGCAAAGTAGGCATCGTCTGCGAACCGCAGCCGGAATCGATTGCAAACGCCATAAAACAATTTTACACCCTGGGACGGGCGCATTTCCTGCCCGGACTAAGGGAGGAAAAGAAAAAGTATTCCTGGAAGCGCCTGGTAGAGGCCATCCGGGAGCTCACCAAAAACACTAATATTGCCGTATGA
- a CDS encoding glycosyltransferase family 2 protein, which translates to MNISIVVPLFNEEESLPELCAWIERVMRDHGYTYEVILVDDGSTDGSWEVIERLHQQNGHLKGIKFQRNYGKSAALNEAFRAAQGEVIITMDADLQDSPDEVPELYRMIVEDGYDMVSGWKKKRYDNAFTKNLPSKLFNGVTRWMTGIPLHDFNCGLKSYRKKVAKSIEIYGEMHRQIPVLAKWAGFRKIGEKVVVHQARKYGVSKFGWERFINGFLDLASVMFVGRFGKRPMHFFGLWGSVISFIGFCIWTYLGVAKIAFARYRMTDRPIFYIGLISIVVGVQLFLSGFLGELISRNAADRNFYLIEKKEGL; encoded by the coding sequence ATGAATATCTCTATAGTAGTCCCCTTATTCAACGAAGAGGAGTCCCTGCCGGAGTTGTGTGCCTGGATTGAACGGGTGATGCGGGACCATGGATACACCTACGAGGTTATCTTAGTGGACGACGGCAGCACGGATGGGTCGTGGGAGGTCATCGAACGATTGCATCAACAAAACGGACACCTCAAGGGGATCAAATTCCAGCGGAATTATGGGAAATCGGCGGCGTTGAACGAGGCCTTCCGCGCGGCGCAGGGGGAAGTAATCATCACGATGGACGCGGATCTCCAGGATAGCCCCGATGAGGTCCCCGAATTGTACCGGATGATCGTGGAAGATGGCTACGACATGGTGAGCGGCTGGAAAAAGAAGCGATACGACAACGCGTTTACAAAAAACCTTCCCTCCAAACTGTTTAACGGGGTCACGCGCTGGATGACGGGGATACCGCTCCACGATTTTAATTGCGGGCTGAAGTCTTACCGGAAAAAGGTGGCGAAAAGCATCGAGATCTACGGGGAAATGCACCGGCAGATCCCGGTCCTGGCGAAGTGGGCGGGGTTCCGGAAGATCGGGGAGAAAGTCGTCGTTCACCAGGCGCGCAAATATGGGGTCTCGAAGTTCGGCTGGGAGCGGTTTATCAACGGGTTTCTGGACCTGGCCTCGGTGATGTTCGTGGGCCGTTTTGGAAAACGCCCGATGCACTTTTTCGGGCTGTGGGGAAGCGTGATCTCCTTTATTGGTTTTTGTATCTGGACCTACCTGGGGGTGGCGAAGATCGCCTTTGCGCGGTACCGAATGACGGACCGCCCCATTTTCTATATCGGGCTGATCTCCATCGTGGTGGGGGTGCAGCTTTTCCTATCGGGTTTTTTGGGTGAGTTGATTTCCCGGAACGCGGCGGACCGCAATTTTTACCTGATCGAAAAGAAGGAAGGTCTATAA
- a CDS encoding nucleotidyltransferase family protein — protein MKEAIILAGGLGTRLRSAVPDLPKCMAPVSGRPFLAHVVDYLLAEGVYRLVLSLGYKHEVIEAYMKRVYSILDFVCVVEKEPLGTGGAIREACKAAEEAQVLVANGDTLFQVDIPALSAFHKERGALATLALKPMQDFDRYGVVDVEPGGRIIGFEEKKPRTSGLINGGVYGLSVKEYLAEAPAGTFSFEKDFLEPRVSGGRLYGYTDDAYFIDIGIPADYERAQKDLLL, from the coding sequence ATGAAGGAAGCCATTATTCTCGCAGGGGGGCTGGGCACCCGTCTGAGGAGCGCGGTCCCCGACCTCCCCAAGTGTATGGCGCCGGTGTCGGGGCGCCCCTTCCTGGCGCACGTCGTCGACTACCTGCTCGCCGAAGGCGTATACCGCCTCGTCCTCTCGCTCGGTTATAAACACGAGGTCATAGAAGCCTATATGAAAAGGGTCTACAGCATCCTCGACTTTGTTTGTGTCGTGGAAAAGGAACCCCTGGGCACCGGCGGCGCCATCCGCGAAGCCTGCAAGGCCGCGGAAGAGGCACAGGTCCTCGTCGCCAACGGGGACACGCTTTTCCAGGTCGACATACCCGCCTTGTCCGCCTTTCACAAGGAGCGGGGCGCGCTGGCCACCCTCGCCCTGAAGCCCATGCAAGACTTCGACCGCTATGGCGTGGTCGACGTCGAACCTGGGGGAAGGATTATTGGTTTTGAGGAAAAAAAGCCGCGGACATCCGGCCTCATCAACGGCGGCGTCTATGGTCTGTCCGTAAAGGAGTACCTTGCGGAAGCCCCCGCCGGGACGTTTTCCTTTGAAAAGGATTTCCTGGAACCCCGGGTATCCGGCGGCCGGCTATACGGTTACACGGACGACGCCTATTTTATCGATATAGGTATCCCGGCAGATTACGAGCGTGCGCAAAAGGATTTACTATTATGA
- a CDS encoding GHMP family kinase ATP-binding protein: protein MIYRSRAPLRIGLAGGGTDVSPYSDLYGGAILNASVSLYAHANIEPLKENVIILEAFDRKETLTYEAMPSLPLDGKLDLLKGVYNKMVEDYGMPVQGLRLSTLVEAPAGSGLGTSSTLVVAILGAFAEMLKLPLGEYDVAHYAYRIEREYLQLAGGKQDQYAATFGGVNYMEFFAGDKVIVNPLRIRQEYLDELEHNLVLYFTSTSRESATIIKEQQKNVQANNSASIEAMHQLKEQARMMKEALLRGDLNAIGEILDFGFQQKRRMAHNISNAHLEDIYDRAKAAGAVGGKISGAGGGGFMIFYCPGNTQYRVKETLGALGGVCSSYRFVKSGLTTWTAR, encoded by the coding sequence ATGATTTATCGTAGCAGAGCGCCCCTGCGGATAGGCCTGGCCGGTGGCGGGACCGACGTAAGCCCTTACAGCGACCTCTACGGAGGCGCAATCCTGAACGCCAGCGTCTCCTTGTATGCCCACGCGAACATCGAACCCCTGAAGGAAAATGTGATCATCCTGGAGGCCTTTGACCGGAAGGAGACATTGACCTACGAGGCCATGCCCAGCCTGCCCCTGGACGGGAAGCTGGACCTCCTCAAGGGCGTGTACAACAAGATGGTCGAGGACTATGGGATGCCGGTACAGGGGCTCCGGTTGTCCACGCTGGTGGAAGCGCCCGCGGGGTCGGGGCTGGGGACGTCATCGACCCTGGTGGTGGCCATCCTTGGCGCTTTTGCGGAGATGCTCAAACTGCCGCTGGGGGAATACGACGTGGCCCACTACGCCTACCGGATCGAACGCGAGTACCTGCAACTGGCGGGGGGGAAACAGGACCAGTACGCCGCCACCTTCGGGGGCGTCAACTATATGGAATTTTTTGCCGGGGACAAGGTCATCGTCAACCCCTTACGCATCCGCCAGGAATACCTCGACGAGCTGGAACACAACCTGGTGCTGTATTTCACGTCGACCAGCCGCGAGTCCGCCACCATCATCAAGGAGCAGCAGAAAAACGTACAGGCAAACAACTCGGCGTCCATCGAGGCCATGCACCAACTCAAGGAACAGGCCCGGATGATGAAGGAAGCCCTGCTCCGCGGCGACCTCAATGCCATCGGTGAGATCCTCGACTTCGGTTTCCAGCAAAAACGGCGCATGGCGCACAACATTTCCAACGCCCACCTGGAGGATATCTATGACCGGGCAAAAGCGGCCGGGGCCGTCGGCGGCAAGATCTCCGGGGCCGGGGGCGGCGGGTTTATGATTTTTTATTGCCCGGGGAATACACAATATCGCGTCAAGGAAACCTTAGGCGCCCTCGGCGGCGTTTGTTCCTCTTACCGGTTCGTAAAATCCGGGCTCACCACCTGGACTGCCCGTTGA
- a CDS encoding DUF4199 domain-containing protein: MSLNKLGIILGILFSVVYAAFSLGTWHAGVNAYVAFLPYATFVWAPLTVVLLIAGGLTIRKGHLPFVKALQYAFLAYILYELGYAAVNIIIYNVLDKSWGHQVTMVSLQNLAAKSAKLGLPMDQINDSLAQEQKTPTGPLTFLQVLIGLGQGLLWDFVKSMIVALLVQKKA, translated from the coding sequence ATGTCTCTCAATAAGTTAGGTATCATCCTAGGGATCCTTTTCAGCGTCGTTTATGCGGCTTTTTCACTGGGAACCTGGCACGCCGGGGTGAACGCCTATGTGGCTTTTTTGCCGTATGCCACCTTTGTCTGGGCGCCGCTGACGGTGGTGCTGCTGATCGCGGGCGGGCTGACCATAAGAAAAGGACATTTACCCTTCGTAAAAGCACTCCAGTATGCTTTCCTGGCCTATATCCTCTATGAACTGGGGTACGCCGCAGTTAACATTATAATTTACAATGTGTTAGATAAGTCCTGGGGACACCAGGTCACGATGGTGTCGCTGCAAAACCTGGCGGCAAAATCGGCGAAGCTGGGATTGCCGATGGACCAGATCAACGACAGCCTGGCGCAGGAGCAGAAGACCCCGACGGGGCCTTTAACATTTTTGCAAGTATTGATCGGGCTGGGTCAGGGTTTGCTTTGGGACTTTGTCAAGTCGATGATCGTGGCGCTCCTTGTACAGAAAAAGGCATAA
- a CDS encoding phosphotransferase enzyme family protein: MMIMFDPITLQALLTCFGLDPLDWHCVGFGTGLINTTWVLKDRNGTIKYILQKVNRQVFKQPEDIAHNLRVVGDHLAKRHPDYLFVRPVPALDGEAFVRSEEGEYYRLFPFIGGSRTLDVVHKPEQAFEAARSFARFSHLLADLDPALLRDTLPHFHDLSRRYRAFEEALDNAPAILKAGAVAEIGTLKSHAGYVSDLEALKRSPDFPLRVMHHDTKISNILFDRQDKALCVIDLDTVMPGYFISDVGDMMRTYLSPASEEAQDLDSVHVRPEYFRAIVAGYLSGMEGGLTPLERGQFLFAGRFMIYMQALRFLTDFLEGDVYYGARYPGHNLLRAKNQIRLLESFNAAEGVFRGMLEALLPVGA, encoded by the coding sequence ATGATGATTATGTTTGACCCCATTACTTTGCAGGCATTGCTCACCTGCTTTGGCCTCGATCCCTTGGACTGGCATTGTGTCGGATTTGGAACCGGTTTGATCAATACCACCTGGGTGCTCAAAGACCGCAACGGCACCATCAAATATATCCTTCAAAAGGTCAACCGCCAAGTCTTCAAACAACCGGAAGACATTGCGCACAACCTGCGCGTGGTGGGGGATCACCTGGCGAAAAGACACCCGGATTACCTGTTTGTCCGGCCGGTGCCGGCCCTGGACGGGGAGGCGTTTGTGCGCAGCGAAGAGGGGGAATACTATCGTCTTTTCCCGTTTATCGGGGGCTCCAGGACGCTGGATGTGGTGCATAAACCCGAGCAGGCTTTTGAGGCGGCGCGGAGCTTTGCGCGGTTCAGCCACCTGCTGGCGGACCTGGATCCGGCGCTTCTGCGGGATACGCTCCCGCACTTCCACGACCTGAGCAGGCGTTACCGGGCTTTCGAAGAGGCGCTGGACAACGCACCCGCGATCCTCAAAGCCGGGGCCGTTGCGGAAATCGGGACGCTCAAAAGCCATGCGGGCTATGTATCCGACCTCGAAGCGTTGAAGCGGTCCCCGGACTTCCCGCTCCGGGTCATGCACCACGACACCAAGATCAGCAACATCCTTTTCGACCGGCAGGACAAGGCCCTTTGCGTCATCGACCTGGACACGGTTATGCCCGGGTACTTTATCAGCGACGTGGGGGATATGATGCGGACCTACCTGTCCCCGGCCTCGGAGGAAGCCCAGGACCTGGACAGCGTCCACGTCCGTCCCGAGTATTTCCGGGCCATCGTGGCGGGGTACCTGAGCGGGATGGAAGGCGGGTTGACGCCCCTGGAACGGGGGCAGTTTCTTTTTGCCGGGCGTTTTATGATCTATATGCAGGCACTCCGGTTCCTGACGGACTTCCTGGAGGGGGATGTCTACTACGGCGCCCGTTACCCGGGGCACAACCTGTTGCGGGCGAAGAACCAGATCCGGTTGCTGGAATCGTTCAACGCGGCGGAAGGGGTCTTCAGGGGGATGCTGGAGGCGCTGCTGCCCGTGGGCGCGTAA
- a CDS encoding dihydroorotase, whose amino-acid sequence MRLYIREAKVVDPRSAHHGQVVDILIENGKIARVGKGLQLQEDPADKTQVIHIENLHVSPGWVDTFVQFHDPGQEHKETLKTGTDAAAAGGFTEVLAVPNTNPVVQGKGQVEYLTNGSKNLKARVHPIGAVSRNLEGKELAEMYDMHTSGAKAFGDGWKPLQSAGLLLKALQYVKTVDGTVIQVPDDTTIGAHGLMHEGIVSTRMGLPGKPLLAEEIMVERDLKLLEYTNSSLHFTGITSPKSIEAIKAAQQRGLNVTCSVTPHHLYFCDEDLEGYDTNLKVTPALVDRKQMEALRQAVKQGNVDMITSHHLPQDYDAKVCEFEYAKPGAIGLESAFGAVWSLLEGQIKLEHWVDMVSIKPREVFHLDKAELKEQHEANLTLFVPGETYTFEKTYSASKNSPFLGKTLKGRVIGTVLNHQINVSQ is encoded by the coding sequence ATGAGGCTGTACATCCGGGAAGCGAAAGTGGTGGACCCACGGTCCGCGCATCATGGTCAGGTTGTCGATATTCTCATTGAAAACGGAAAGATTGCCCGGGTGGGCAAAGGGCTCCAGCTCCAGGAGGACCCCGCCGATAAAACACAAGTGATACACATAGAAAATCTGCACGTCTCTCCGGGATGGGTGGATACGTTTGTGCAGTTTCATGACCCGGGTCAGGAGCATAAGGAGACGCTAAAAACGGGTACGGATGCGGCTGCGGCAGGTGGCTTTACGGAGGTGTTGGCGGTGCCGAATACGAACCCGGTGGTGCAAGGGAAAGGGCAAGTGGAGTATCTGACAAACGGTTCAAAAAATCTAAAGGCGCGGGTCCACCCGATCGGCGCGGTAAGCCGCAACCTGGAGGGGAAGGAACTCGCGGAGATGTATGACATGCATACAAGCGGTGCAAAGGCTTTTGGGGATGGGTGGAAACCGTTGCAGTCTGCGGGCCTTTTATTAAAGGCGCTGCAATATGTAAAAACGGTGGACGGGACGGTGATCCAGGTGCCGGACGATACGACGATCGGCGCACACGGGTTGATGCACGAAGGCATCGTCTCGACGAGGATGGGGTTGCCGGGGAAGCCGCTGCTGGCGGAGGAGATTATGGTAGAGCGGGACCTGAAGCTGTTGGAATACACAAACTCATCATTGCACTTCACAGGCATCACATCGCCCAAAAGCATAGAGGCAATAAAGGCGGCCCAACAGAGGGGCCTGAACGTTACGTGCTCTGTAACCCCTCACCATCTATATTTTTGCGACGAAGACCTGGAAGGCTACGACACCAACCTGAAGGTGACCCCGGCCCTGGTGGACAGGAAACAGATGGAAGCCCTCAGACAAGCAGTCAAACAAGGAAACGTAGACATGATCACCAGCCATCACCTGCCACAAGACTATGACGCAAAGGTCTGCGAGTTTGAATACGCGAAGCCTGGCGCGATTGGCCTGGAGAGCGCCTTCGGGGCAGTGTGGTCGTTACTGGAAGGGCAGATAAAACTAGAACACTGGGTTGACATGGTATCCATAAAACCCCGCGAAGTATTCCACCTCGACAAGGCAGAGCTAAAGGAACAGCACGAGGCAAACCTGACCTTGTTCGTCCCGGGCGAAACCTACACCTTTGAAAAAACCTATTCGGCCTCCAAAAACAGCCCTTTCCTGGGCAAAACGCTCAAAGGGCGGGTAATCGGAACGGTTCTAAACCACCAGATCAATGTCTCTCAATAA
- a CDS encoding IPT/TIG domain-containing protein: protein MKTGNVTFILMLGLLILFSMCKKDTVNPPSNTGGNGGNGGNGSTANGLQFIRFSPESGAIGDTINIYFTGAPNDISVSFGNTPTNVLSITRTDTNNVQNTVIRVLVPDMPDTTTKIKVKVDTVLFTSEKSFTRTSIPQFSGFSPANGFIGDTITITGVFYTNNPTVRFGDVNAGVISKDSKTLKVVVPNEIDNATPAITVVDGQTMTSTTLFHLNAPVIDSITPKIAYLGQVVRIIGKGFRNQYSSIANNVYLDNSLGYADAESNTSIRIYTKNAGLGMHGFAVEVAGLKTLAKDSVELIADVAPVITSTTDTIYSGANIRITGSHLLSPSPEIPTTVTTVDQDGTTANFVIQSNSDDEILAKVPSLSNNGGTYKITVTVLNSSVTYATPVTYYIGF, encoded by the coding sequence ATGAAGACTGGAAATGTAACTTTTATCCTGATGCTTGGCCTCCTTATCCTTTTTTCTATGTGTAAAAAAGATACGGTTAACCCGCCTTCCAATACAGGAGGGAATGGAGGGAATGGCGGCAATGGCTCAACCGCCAATGGCTTGCAGTTTATAAGGTTTTCCCCGGAATCAGGAGCTATTGGAGATACGATTAATATTTATTTTACCGGTGCCCCTAATGATATAAGCGTGAGCTTTGGCAATACACCAACAAACGTACTAAGTATAACCAGAACCGATACCAACAATGTACAAAACACAGTAATCAGGGTATTAGTGCCTGATATGCCTGATACAACAACAAAGATCAAGGTAAAGGTAGATACCGTGTTATTCACATCTGAAAAGAGCTTTACCAGGACATCTATTCCCCAATTTTCAGGATTTTCACCAGCTAATGGATTTATCGGAGATACCATTACTATTACAGGAGTATTTTATACAAATAACCCTACTGTTCGCTTTGGGGATGTTAATGCAGGGGTCATTTCGAAAGATAGTAAGACACTGAAGGTAGTAGTGCCGAATGAGATAGACAATGCAACACCTGCCATTACTGTTGTTGACGGACAAACCATGACGAGTACAACACTCTTTCATTTAAATGCGCCTGTAATTGACTCTATAACACCTAAAATAGCATATTTGGGGCAGGTAGTAAGAATAATAGGAAAAGGATTCCGTAATCAATATTCTTCCATAGCCAACAATGTGTACCTGGATAATTCACTTGGATACGCTGATGCCGAAAGCAATACGTCGATACGGATATATACAAAAAATGCCGGGCTCGGAATGCACGGTTTTGCTGTAGAAGTTGCCGGTTTGAAAACCCTGGCAAAAGATTCTGTGGAGCTGATTGCGGATGTTGCACCGGTAATTACTTCCACGACGGACACGATTTATTCAGGTGCCAATATTAGAATTACGGGGAGTCACCTGCTTTCTCCTTCTCCGGAAATACCTACAACCGTTACAACAGTTGATCAGGATGGCACTACCGCAAATTTTGTAATACAGTCTAATTCAGATGATGAAATCCTTGCAAAGGTTCCCTCATTAAGTAATAATGGAGGGACATATAAGATAACGGTAACCGTATTGAACTCGTCTGTTACGTATGCCACACCGGTTACCTATTATATAGGCTTCTAA
- a CDS encoding PKD domain-containing protein — translation MKKLYLAGLVGASILLFYCQKSAPLAYQPPVVTVTSFSSMLSGRATVHPGTSLSFYLWSQVSGPRRAMIDHPSQAATSVSGLVPGTYVFELFATDNKGATGSAYDTLQVTAL, via the coding sequence ATGAAAAAGCTCTACCTCGCCGGCCTTGTGGGCGCTTCCATCCTGCTTTTTTATTGTCAGAAGTCCGCGCCGCTCGCTTATCAGCCACCCGTTGTTACGGTCACCTCTTTTTCATCCATGCTGTCCGGTCGTGCCACCGTTCACCCCGGCACATCGCTTTCTTTTTATCTCTGGAGCCAGGTATCAGGGCCCCGGCGTGCTATGATCGATCATCCCTCGCAAGCGGCGACGTCCGTTTCCGGTCTTGTTCCGGGTACATACGTCTTCGAGCTTTTCGCCACCGACAACAAGGGCGCCACGGGTTCCGCTTACGATACCCTCCAGGTTACGGCCTTATAG